DNA sequence from the Vicia villosa cultivar HV-30 ecotype Madison, WI linkage group LG3, Vvil1.0, whole genome shotgun sequence genome:
taagatcatgttcgagatcaataacctcatggtggtcatccactaccttTGGTAtcccctcaacaggaatctccttagttttcacccctccgtcagcagaattggtaggagtatctttgatcagcccagcaacgctctttctgagctcttcctgtccttggacaacgacatggagagtctccataagttgggtcattctttcccccataacatccatatccctacggagggcagcttgattctgttcaaattgttccatgattctctcgttactcctggtgcggtaaggatgtaagaaagtcagcttcgtcgtcggaaaagaaatctgtgctgaaagggaccccaattaatTTCTTGCACAATAACctgaaaatgcaatgtgataatgtgaatgcatgagtgcatgtgtgcgtatgacgtgatgtgccattttcagagtatccaagatttaatattgatccagaatagctaacaacgtgacaaaagataagtatcaagagaaactagttcttttttattcataacagaaatttaaacttgggcaagccatacatcaacaagatagttcaacaaaggaaataaaagaccccatccaacaagtctggtggtggtcgagacatacaaactcaaacatcaatccatctgaacataaaacagaggtcctccttgtctgaagtgctcgtcactccacttcttagtttcatcaaacattttcttggttgcttctcgatctcttcctttaagaaggctttgaatcacctcatctttgcgaaacaaatgcccatccaaCTTTTTGCAGCATTCCCTAAGTTCGTCACACCCTTtacattctgggagataatctttCTCAGGTGCATTCTCCATATTTGCCATTTGATTTCTGAGCTTGacattctcttctgttagtcgtgcggagcggaggtgacttcctttcagctgTGTCTCGACTGCTATTCTCTGAGTAGTCTcatcttccagtttctttttcatagTCCTCAGCTGGTATTTAGTCTCTTTTTCTAACTGGAGCTTGTAGGCCTTCAAGTCTTCTCTGTAGGGGTGTACATGGGTTGGGTCAACCCACAAAATCCGGTCAAACCCACCcaaaaaaatccacaaaagtgGGTTGGGTCGGGTAATTGGGTGGATATGGGTTTTAAAACTAAAAAGCCCATTAAAAAATTTGGGTTTCGGGTAAAACCCAACCCAAACCCAAAAGACCCATTGACCCACTAATCAAATATTTATGattacaattttaataattttgatgaatATTAACTTAGAAGTTGTAATTTTAGTCTCTAAACATTTACTATTTTAGTGAACCATGACTTTAACTAATTTTGAATGTTTCACTTTTTGGTTATTTTAATTCTAATACAATTTTATGTCATGCAACTTTAATTTGTTGTTagtattttatgataatttttattagttaatattatcatttattattatataatgctaaaatatagtaaaaataaattatctaatttttttaagaagatataaattttgagtaatttttatgaaaaaaaatatgatGACTCATCATTTAATGTTAATAAGCAAAAAAATTATTTGGACAACCCACTACCCAACCCAACCCAACCCGAAAATTAGTGGGTTTGCCCAAACCGACCCATTGAAATAACGGGTGGTTAATTTACCTCACCCAAACCGGTGTGTCTAATATGGGTTGGGTCTTGGGTTTGGCCAAACCCAATCCAAACCGGCCCATGTACACCCCTACTTCTCTGTACTCTTGTTTGAgcttctcttctgcctcttttatGGCCCTTTTTATGATCTTCTCGTTATCCTCGACAATGATAGTGGTAGCTTTTTCACCCCTTTCAGTTCTAgtcctcttttgaactctggaagattctcctttcaacattttaacctcatgtgctaattcagcccttttcTGATTCACCAAGAAGTACTCTATCTTAGCATCTTCCCCCTTCTCACGCAACCAGATGTTTTCCACATGTACCTGGGTATAGTCTTCAGCTGGCACGGTGGCAGTTAAAACTTCAGGTGGTTGTTCATACAATggtttaaccttcgggaaaggcaacaggcgCTCCTTGACTCTATCTTTCACCCAATCAGTGTAAGCTTGTTTAGCAACGGCATTCTTCCCTCCTAAGGAAGTTCGGTTATCTGTATGAATACTATTCCAGGCGCTCCTCACTTTTTCTAGACCCTCCAGATCAGCCCCTTTTTtaaagcaaacggattcgaaTATTTCTTTGTCTAACGGCTTGTCCTTTAGCGCAAAACCCAACTGGCGCAGCGCTAGCCTCGGATTGTAATTGATGACTCCCTtcgttcctatgaggggaacGTTGTCAAAACTACCACATCTAGTAATAACCTCCTCTATCCCTTTCCCAAGGTGATACCAAACGATGTCATTCGccgtaagccccatgatcctttgaggccatttctgtGAGTCTCTTGTTGTAACAAACGGTCCACTTTTAGGCAAGTGTGAAGTGAACCACTCGTATAACGGTAAACAGCCTCCAACTGCTCCCTTCGTCCCATACCTGGAATGAACAGCATAATAAGTATCTGCCAAGAGAGTAGGCACGGGATTTTGATCCATAAAGAGGCAAATGGCAGTGAGATCGACGAAATTCGGGATATtcgggaacaacaccaaaccatagatcataacagctaagagagcattgaattctttccatttcttctcaatAACCAGGGCATCAGCTTTTCTCATCAGAAATTTAACATAGAATCCGTGggttccaccattaggcttccagttatctgtagcatctttcatgctcaaataaagagcaccagcaattcggtccattttcggtttctcaggtacacatacaaaaggaatcctgtgttgaaccttaatcttgaggatgtcagcatattcttcaagggttggtgccagttggtaatcaggaaaggtgaaacatcgtaaCTCAGGATCGTAGAATTGAAGAAGTGTGTATAGAGCCCATTCATCAACCCGAGAAGTTAACATATGTAAGATGTGGCCATATGTTTTCCTGAACTCATCCAAGTTTTGCCCAGTAACTGAAGTGCTCAAACGAATCAGAGGCGTTATATCCTCACGGAAGAAACTGCAGGTGAAAGTACGCCTAGTAACCTCTTTGGTAGCGATCACGTTGTTAGCCATTTCTAGTGAAGAAGATACTAACCTTGGATACCCTGAAAAGAATGGCATGCACATGAGAAATAATaatacttttttctttcttttttctttttttttcttttttttttttttacatatcttttcttttttttttgaaaggtaaacatgccatgatgtaaatgatgcaatagaggtttccccacataggagaagtgtgtgtggcctctggatgagatcggacgttgcaggatcaaaggtccggcataggcacagtgaaaccataagaacacaagtcaccaacagaacggtcaccaacggtacctgtcatgtatatcccaccccactcacaggtgtagtctaggtcagggtaggtcaatggcttccagcgttatcagttctcctgaaataccatcattgtcgcaaatacatgccaacaacggtatttcatttgaacctcgactggtcgtgggtctcatgatcacaatcaacagaacctgacattctgttggcgtcacgactatccactctatcctaggtatcctatgtgtcactctggcctgggtattgggccttttacctcatagaacatcccacccaacctgcaaaacagaacagaagaccccaaggaacacagaatataatccatatgcatgatgtgcaaacagaaataaacatgatatgaaagcagaaaagtaaacatgcaaacatatatacaaggtatagacataaaaacaaataaacacccagtaaataaacaaacaaacgcaggctaggatcgactcactaaggatggaccagcaacaggtctagcaacatccccagcagagtcgccagctgtcgcacgctcgcgaaaaatgaacagagtcgccaccaatatatttatcccataagggaaaggaataccggataacctacaaaggaaggaacagggtcttgcgaccagagaatcaaggtacgggagtcggttacgcgaggggaaggtattagcacccctcacgcccatcgtactcgatggtatccacctatgtttgtttctatctaaagggtgtgtaactatgtctatgtctaaatgcgaaatgaatgcaaaatgtagggaaaataaagaattgtactcgcacgggccctaccccgctgcctacgtatccttttcaggaatcagagttaccgtagctcggctaacgattttctgtttgtttttgtgttttttagttgggcggagtcaacgttcacgttcttgcataagggatcgcctacgatgcgtacgaacggaaatgacattgcccttaggtgccaacgaggcaaaaggaaaagaaatgattggtttgtgtcttttagcgtagatgagtggtgaacagttcccaataccgggccactcaccactttctctactttgctttagtctgaaccattgttagatgttttaaagtgtttttggttgtgtgttttttaagggaatttacttcacgattcgaatcacataaaatgtataatgatcgagaagcagattagagaatgaatcccactcacttctatcccattatgtaatgtttgagaaacagattagagaatgaatctcactcatttctctcccattaattaatgtttgagaaacagattagagaatgaatcccactcgtttctctcccattaagtagcgaccgagaaacagattagggaatgaatcccactcgtttctatgccactaagtgattgagaaatagattagggaatgaatcccactcatttctctatcacttgcttaatgtgattcgcatcttccttttattaatgttttaaagagttgaaaagaaaaagaatgcaatagggaactaatcttAAAtgctaatctaagttgtctatacaagtctaaatcctaatgttaacatctAAACTAAATTCTAAGGGGAAGAAAGTTGTTTTAACAACTAAGGGCATTTTGGACGATTCACATGCATGGGAAatattcataaaaagaaaaaaagagttaaAATCTACGTTAttcacaaagatattcacaaaCAACTCTATCTCTATTTCACGCAAGAGAGTTAATTGAATTATCAAGGAAATCTATTATTTACTTATGACTTTTTAGGTGAAAAAGAATCTATTAAAATTCTAAGAAACTACTAACTAAAAgtcaattaaaagaaattaaaatttctaGAGAAATATAATTGGTTAGGAAAATGTTTTGTGGTTCTTTTGTATTTAAAGAAAATCCAATTAATAGGCAAAagaattaaagaaaaatcaattatattttttattaacagcCAGGGGGTGCAAAAGCATTTTTTACATGAATCAAAATCTAGTTATAGCAAAAATAGGCTTAAAACAGGGGGTGTGGGGAACAAGCAGCGCTGGGGCCCAGTCCAATAGGGCGCATGGTGCATCAGTCATAGCAAGGGTGTATTCAGAAAGCAATTAAGGCCCAGATCCATCACATTACTTGTTTCATTACATCAATTTTTTTAAGCATGCACTAATGTTATTGAAACGTGACAAAAATAAAACGAACATAGCATCAATCGGTCACCTTCACCTTAAGTGACAAAAGGACAAAAGAATACCATGGACCAATTAGAGCAAGCCACTTCAACATCTAATCATTTGAATAAGATAAAGATTAACAACTAAATGGGAACAAGATCCAATGGGACCATGCCACGTCTGCAGCTGAAGTAAAACATAACAAAAGGACTCGGCCGCCGGAGACGTTCACCGATCATCTTCTCCGGTGACTCTCGCGGCGGCGCCACACATGCCACGTCCAGAAAATCTTCAAATCACCATCACCTTGCTCGGAATTTCCCGTAGATTCCGGATCTATCCTTAGATTTCATTAGTTCTTTCTCTAACTCCATAACTGAACCTagatctaaaaccctaacctaaaCAAACTTCAACAAACCGCGCTCTAAGCCTAACAGCGTGCACATGTTCACGAGTCGAATTCACACATTAGATTAAACACATATACCAGCAAGCATTTCATCCGAAAATGAAGTCTCATAATCACAAGATGCATGATATTTCGTTTATGGCTTATAGTGACGAAAGAGACTCAAGGAACTTACCTGAGCAAGCTTTGAACACAGATGTATGCCTCAAGTCGCGCGCTCCACGTAGCTATCGAAGATCTTGGAGTAGGTCTTCAAATCTTTAGCTTCAACTTTGAGAGGTAGCCTCAAAGTGTAGTATGCATATCGTAGAGGAGCAAAGCTTCAAGATGACACCATGACTGCAGAGCAAGGGTTGGGAACGAGATGTGAAAGTATGGATGATGTGCAGCGGCCGGAGTTGGTTGAGATTGTCAGTTACGGTGGCCGGAGTTAGTTGTGAGGTTGGTTGCGATGGTGGAAAGGGTTGCCGGAGTGAGGAAAGAGTGAGAGGGAAATGAACGAGGGAAAGTGTGGAGAATGACTCGTGAGTGAGAGGGAGTGAATGAATATGGAGTGAGAGtgcttttttcagaaaaaaaaatctCCTTGAGTGTGTGAGGTGTTCTTGTTTATATATGGTAAGTAGGAGATAGGTGGTGGGGATTTCTTGGATATGGGACTTGTGAGTGAGCACCTTGCAGCAGCATAGTTTCCCTCGATGCGGGACACTAGAGTGTAGCTTGCAGCATGAGTTCCTTTGGTTTTCTTTAGTGTGGGACTTGGTTTGGTGTGTATTGTAGTGCAATGCTTAGTGAACAAGTATACCTCATGGAGTAAGTCTTATGCATGCTTTTGTAAGCTGAGTCTTTGCATGGCTATGTGTGGCAATGTGTTGGTGTTGTGGAATTTATGCTGCAGCAACAATGTACATGCATGCCTATGATCATAATGCTTCATGCACCTCACTTTGAGGGTTGATATCTCTCTCCATGTGTGACCAAATGATGCAAGGTTGGTATCATGGCCAAGAGGGCATGGGGGGAAGCAAGGTTGGTGTTGGAGGTATCTCAAAATGAAGCCTAGAAGTGTGAGAAAAATGATCATGAACACATGTAATTCCCACTGCCCCAGCCCTTGCGCGCAGACAGCCTTGCTCTAGCCCGTGACTCCTTCAGCATGTAGTTTGGTAGGAGCATGACTTTGAGGGCTTCTATCTGGATCAATGCATGTCCAAAACTAGTGACACCGGGCTCAATAGATAGGGGACATGTCAAGGAACAATTCAACATCAAGCTTGTTCAGGATggtgacttgtggaggaagaaacacgcattgacatttggcccaccatgtgtttgacAAAAAGCCTTGCGCATGCCTTAAACTTCTGCTCAGCCAGACGCATCATTGCGACTTGATGAGGGCACGACTTTGAAGACTTGTATCTCATTCAATATTTGCTCAATTGTCCCAATTCTGGTTTCAATGGATAGATGATATGGCAAAGAAGAggatgataccaagtttgcattcacaTCACTTCTgcagagctctaaaaatggctggggatttggcatgccatgtgtttgtgaaaatgccaggtcatgacctgactga
Encoded proteins:
- the LOC131657722 gene encoding uncharacterized protein LOC131657722; this translates as MIYGLVLFPNIPNFVDLTAICLFMDQNPVPTLLADTYYAVHSRYGTKGAVGGCLPLYEWFTSHLPKSGPFVTTRDSQKWPQRIMGLTANDIVWYHLGKGIEEVITRCGSFDNVPLIGTKGVINYNPRLALRQLGFALKDKPLDKEIFESVCFKKGADLEGLEKVRSAWNSIHTDNRTSLGGKNAVAKQAYTDWVKDRVKERLLPFPKVKPLYEQPPEVLTATVPAEDYTQVHVENIWLREKGEDAKIEYFLVNQKRAELAHEMLKWLALIGPWYSFVLLSLKVKVTD